The DNA window GATGATCTAGATCTATTTTTTAAAAGTTAGAGCTCTCCAAAGAGACCCTAAAACTAAGCCAAACGGTACGTGTCCTTTGAGGCTTGTTTGATGCACTTAAAACCACCTCAATCCATATGAGTTCATATTGATGGGATTGAAAGTTAACTATTTTTTTTATCATAATTTAGATACGAGTGTAGCCACACAAACTAGAATAGGACAGTGGTGGATGCAGCCAAATAACAAACACTTCGATGCAATGATTATCGCCACCACAAAAACCTGTTAAGCTCCTTGCGTAACTAATAGTCATAAATTATCATTTAAGTTTTATACTAATTTTATAAGGATAGGATAGAACATACAGGGAGTTTTTAAATATATGGACATATTTTACTAATTTATTCATATGGCTAAAATTTTCTTTTATATATGTTTTCATACGAGAGGTCCAATAAATTCATGTGAATCGAAGCAGAATTAAGCCTCGTTTGGCATAGCTCAACTTTACCCataaagcttttttttttttgttttagctTCAAAAGCAGCTTTCTATGTGAAGCTAAGCTGTTTTGATCTCCTGTTTGGCAAAACAAGTGCGTATGATGttccaaatgaaaaaataactaaaatgccctttgtttttctttttctttctttttctcatctCCTCACGGTTTTTTTCTTGTTCGCTCTTCTTCTTCCCGAGCGCATCCGGCGACGCCCGTCTTCCTCCCGATGCTTGGTTCGGGCGGCGTCCACGCATGCCTCCGGCGGCCGAGCCGCTCGTGCCCGGGGGCCGCGTCCCCGGCGGCAGCGCGCCCTGGCGGCCGTGTCCCCGGCGGGCTGCGCCCCGGTGGCCGCGCGCCCTGGCGGCCGTGCCCCGGCGACCGACCTGCTCGTACCCGGTGGGCTGCGTCCCGGTGGCCACGCGCCCTGGTGGCCATGCCCCGGCGGGCTGCGCCCCGGCAGCCGCGCCCAGCCCCGCGTCCCCGCGGCCGCATCCCAGCTCTGCCCCGGCGGACGCGCGGCCTATCCCATGTCCTCGGCAGCCGCGCCTCGGCCCCGCGTCCCCGGCGCCTGCGGCCCGTCCCTGCGCTCCGGCGGCCGCGCCCCAGCCCGGCGTCCCTGCGCTCCGGCGGCCGCGCCCCAGCCCGGCGGACGCGCCTTCGACCCCGTGCGCGCGTGCCCGGCGGCAACCGTGACCACGCCAGCGCTTCACGGGGCAAATCTGCCACCTACCCAAATTAGGGCCCACTTACTTCAAATGAAGTTGGGATAAACTATTTTTTTTTACTTCATCCCAACTCATCTCTTCGAGGAGAGAAAAAATAGCTTCACTCGTAAAactattttgaaaaaaaaggtttaataaaaaaaacaactcacaacAATTTATAAAGTTGTTGGTGAAGGTGTGCCAAACAGGCACCTCGGATGCCTATTTCTAATGCCTGGGTAACCTGGGTAACCTGAAGGAGTATTTTACTTGCTCTATTCACAAAGTTGTTTCAAGTCATTTAAAATATAAGTATTTGTGACAATAAATAAATAcattataaaaataattttatggcGTATTAAATGGTGCAAATTTCATGTCATAAATCATGATAATTTTTTCTATGGATTTGAAAAACTTAAGAAGTTTGATTTAAAACAACTCTAAAAATTAATTTATTCAAAGATAGAGTGATTATTTTATTAGAGAAATAACTGTAGTCACTAACTACTCGCTGAAACCTAAAATAAATGCACATTTTATACTTTGAAGCGTTAATTAATTTTAAGTTTAAcgaaatatatataaaagtataaTAATATGTAATAAGTatatatcattagattagttataacaTTATTTTTAAAGTAAATATATTTAATGAGACAAATGCTTAGTTTCTATTTTTAAAAttggggctcttgcgtttgtacccttgttttgtgTCGAAactgtgattttgcccctattttttttgactttgtgaatttacccctactgtgccattcacgaagcaccagtttgtccctgctccgtcatccacccctaacggtgttaaactttgtacaaaaggacatgaatacccatgcgattttgcccctcgTTTATTATGCCTAATTGCGATTTTGCCCCTATCTGGCCGAGGCAGGTGGGTGCTCTGTTGCTGCTGCTCTTATGCACCGATCGGTGAACCATGCGCTCTCTGTCTTTAGCCTATGTGAGCCGAGTCTATGGACAGGGGAAGAGGAAGACAGAGCCACTGACGCGCGGGGTCCACGGGGCGAGGTGGCGCGCCCTGGTTGGCCCTGGCGACGATGCTGAGAGCTGGGCATTGGGTGCCGTCGGTGAGGCGCATCTGCTCCTTTTCCTTCTGAGTGGTCTACGGAAGAGATTTGACAGAGCAAGAGAGAAGCAAGGTGGTGAGATAAGACAGGGGAGCACCAGCGACTGCCCCGGCGACCTGCGGCCGTCCTCTTCCAAAAGAGGCATCAAGGGGAGGGGAAGAGCAGAGCGCTCGGCGCGGaacggagagaagagagagaagcagGGGAGCAGAAGGGCAAGAGGGATGGGGGAAGTAGAGCAGCGCAACCTCGAATCCGGCCAACGGAGGCGAGCGCGGTGGCGCTCGGCCTTGGGCGGAGCTGCAGGGCAGGGTAGTGGCGGCGGACGACCTTGGCTTCATCGCGAGGTGCTCGACAGCGACTCCGACATCGTCGACCGtccggccatggcgcggccaccgGAGATGTGGTGCTGGGGCCTAGCCGCCGGGGCGCAGGGTCAGGCTATGGCCGCTGGGGGTACGGGGATGGGGCGCTGGGGAGCGGGGCCGGGCCGCCTGTGCGTCGTGCCGAGGACGCAAACGCCGCCGGGGGAGGCGCCGTACCGAGGACGCGACCCGCTGCCAGGCGCCGGAGCCGCAGCGGCCCGCAGGCCTCCGAGATTTGGAAGGACGAGGACCGGATGAGAGCCGCCGCCTGCCACTGTACGCCGGCCACCGCACGTCCGCGCCCGAGCGACCGAGCCACGGCTGCTTCTGAGCGCCGAACGCCCGAAGCCCCCACACCGCGCGTCGCGTGCCAAGCCCCGCGGCCCTCGCACGCCCCCACACCGCGCGTTACGTGCCGAGCCCCGCCGCAGCCCCACGCGCGACGAGCCTCGCCGTTGGGAGCCGTTGCCGCACCGCGCATGTGCGctgccaacgccgccgccgccggatgcCCCTGACGCCCCGGTCGATGCAGCCGGCCCATGAGAAAGGCATAGTTTCCTTATGGAGGCTGAATATAAGGATAAGGGGCAATTTGGTCTTTTCGCCTTTCTTTTTtcagattttgaatttttttaattcatttattcCATGACCATCTGACAGCATCCAAACCAGGGGCAAACGGATGATTCAATTCAAAATAGCAAGGGCAAGGTCATCCAAAGTCATCGAGCAAGGTCCCAATGCCCGACGATTCATGTGATGCCTCCCAAACTGATTGGCATCAATCTGTTTATCAGTTTAGGAAATCAATAGAGGCGATTGGACATGCAAGCTAAGCATGATGGAGATGCACATCCTTTTCATTGTAATAAGACACTTTCCATGGATGAAACTCTGGAATTAAATATCCAGCCATTTGTATTCGGACGGAACAAGCCGATTTGACTATTAGAAAAAATGTGATAATCGGCGAACCCAGGGAATCAAGGAAGGGAAAGAAAGTCTTAGTTCGTGAGGTGGTGCTCGAAAAGTCCAATGGGAATCGGGAGAGCCTCAAGATCACTATCAAATCTTCCACGCTCGGGGGGCAAGCCCAAATTCCCATGGACAAGCAAAAATCAGCGACACCAATTTTCGAAATCGGTCAAGCTGTCTATATACAAAAATTGCAGCACACATGTAAAGATGGAGAGTGGATTCCTTACCCATTACTACGCCAAATTCCTCACCGTTGGAGGATGCCTGTTGGTTTATCTCACAATGAGCAATGATGAGTCCCTCATAGCCGATTGAGCTACAGCCAATCTAGCCCCAACAAGGCAGGACCGATTTAAGCTGGTTTTAGATGAACCTGCTAATCAGGTCCAACAAAAGGGTAAGGCATCAGCAGAGCAAGTATATGTGTTGAGGGACAAGGAAGTTCTCGCTGATCCCGTAGAAAAGTCCGATGAGCAAATAATCATCAAAATCAGCTCCGCAGATGTTCCAATCAAAGAAattgaaggaccgattgtcattgGCAATCTGGACCAATTTGACGCGGAGAAAATATCCAGGGGCattgttgttaatgatcataAGGCCCATAGTAGCACATCGGCTCTTGAGAACTTTCAACCAACATGGTGCCCTTTGGGTTTGTTGAGAATTCAAAGATGCAAACTTCAGCGTGCTCGCTGCAACAAGATCAAGCAAGAAGGG is part of the Miscanthus floridulus cultivar M001 chromosome 9, ASM1932011v1, whole genome shotgun sequence genome and encodes:
- the LOC136480590 gene encoding predicted GPI-anchored protein 58, coding for MPPAAEPLVPGGRVPGGSAPWRPCPRRAAPRWPRALAAVPRRPTCSYPVGCVPVATRPGGHAPAGCAPAAAPSPASPRPHPSSAPADARPIPCPRQPRLGPASPAPAARPCAPAAAPQPGVPALRRPRPSPADAPSTPCARARRQP